One segment of Geomonas ferrireducens DNA contains the following:
- the fusA gene encoding elongation factor G — translation MTASDVSHIRNIGIISHIDAGKTTVTERILFYSGETHKMGEVHDGQAVMDWMPQEQERGITITASATSCRWGEHRINLIDTPGHIDFTIEVERSVRVLDGAVAIFSAVEGVQPQSELVWRQADRYRVPRVCLINKMDRLGADHEQVLRQMEQRLAARPMLLQLPVGTEGGFSGVIDVIEEDMIVFSETDLGRTVERKPVPLQHEETLRNARMAVTEAAADFDDQVMSDFLEGRAVESERLKVALRRGTISCRIFPVLLGSALRNKGVQPVLDAVCLYLPSPLDLPAMIGRHPGSGEAESFSCDADLPLRALAFKVMAEEGRRLTYVRIYSGRMKQGASVLNPGRGAGERIRHLFRMHAHRREEVPEAVAGDIVAVTGCQTTLTGDTLCAPEHPLLLEGVAVPEPVVSVAVEAKGAEDRGNLLGTLDYFQWEDPTFRVHEDKETGQTILTGMGELHLEIIVDRLRREYGVQVKTGRPRVVYREAMRREVVRREVFQTIAERRPEQAELLLRLTPTSRGSGVRIILPTPVAPITPELLAAVEQGIMEACHGGCLTGYAMTDLEVQVVEVPVEPGVAPSEPALRGAAQRGVVLAAREGEPMLLEPIMKLELETPADYLGKVLGGLQQKRGKVEGLDRRGEVEVVRASVPLAEMFGYMTELRSATKGRGSYTMEFQGFDEAPAEVQERFGLAGKGRSGGTTSG, via the coding sequence ATTACCGCGAGCGACGTTTCCCACATACGCAATATCGGCATCATCTCCCATATCGACGCGGGCAAGACCACCGTCACCGAGCGCATCCTCTTCTACAGCGGCGAGACGCACAAGATGGGGGAGGTGCACGACGGCCAGGCGGTCATGGACTGGATGCCTCAGGAACAGGAGCGCGGCATCACCATCACCGCCAGCGCAACCTCTTGCCGCTGGGGCGAGCACCGCATCAACCTGATCGATACGCCCGGGCACATCGACTTCACCATCGAGGTGGAGCGGAGCGTCCGTGTCCTGGACGGCGCAGTGGCGATCTTCAGTGCCGTGGAAGGGGTGCAGCCGCAAAGTGAACTGGTATGGCGCCAGGCGGATCGCTACCGGGTGCCGAGGGTCTGCCTTATCAACAAGATGGACCGGCTCGGTGCGGATCACGAGCAGGTGCTGCGCCAGATGGAGCAACGTCTTGCGGCGAGGCCGATGCTCTTGCAGCTTCCCGTCGGCACCGAGGGGGGCTTTAGCGGCGTCATCGACGTGATTGAAGAGGACATGATCGTTTTCTCTGAGACCGACCTCGGACGGACGGTAGAGCGTAAGCCTGTCCCTTTACAGCACGAGGAAACCCTCCGAAACGCCCGCATGGCCGTCACCGAGGCCGCCGCGGACTTCGACGATCAGGTCATGTCGGACTTTCTCGAGGGACGCGCGGTAGAGAGTGAACGCCTGAAGGTCGCGCTGCGTCGCGGAACCATATCCTGCCGTATCTTCCCCGTGCTGCTCGGATCGGCCTTGCGCAACAAAGGGGTGCAGCCGGTACTGGACGCGGTTTGCCTCTACCTCCCGTCACCGCTTGACCTCCCGGCGATGATAGGGCGGCACCCCGGAAGCGGAGAGGCGGAAAGCTTCAGTTGCGACGCGGACCTGCCGCTGCGCGCCCTGGCCTTCAAGGTGATGGCGGAAGAGGGGCGGCGGCTTACCTATGTGCGCATCTACAGCGGCAGGATGAAGCAGGGCGCGAGCGTGCTGAACCCCGGGCGCGGCGCGGGCGAGCGCATCAGGCACCTCTTCAGGATGCACGCCCATCGCAGGGAGGAGGTTCCCGAGGCCGTGGCGGGGGACATCGTCGCGGTGACCGGATGCCAGACGACCCTTACCGGCGACACCCTCTGCGCTCCCGAGCATCCACTGCTTCTCGAGGGGGTAGCCGTGCCCGAGCCGGTGGTGTCGGTGGCGGTGGAAGCGAAAGGGGCTGAGGACCGCGGGAACCTTCTCGGTACGCTGGATTACTTCCAGTGGGAAGACCCGACCTTCAGGGTGCACGAGGACAAAGAGACAGGGCAGACTATCCTGACCGGGATGGGGGAACTGCACCTGGAGATCATCGTCGACCGGCTGCGCCGCGAGTACGGTGTTCAGGTGAAAACGGGGCGCCCGCGCGTGGTGTACCGTGAGGCCATGCGGCGCGAGGTGGTGCGCCGTGAGGTCTTCCAGACCATCGCCGAGCGTCGTCCCGAGCAGGCGGAGCTTCTCCTGCGCCTGACGCCCACGTCGCGCGGTTCCGGGGTCCGCATCATCCTGCCCACCCCGGTCGCACCGATCACCCCCGAGCTGCTCGCGGCGGTCGAGCAGGGGATCATGGAGGCGTGCCATGGAGGGTGCCTCACCGGCTATGCCATGACCGATCTCGAGGTGCAGGTCGTGGAAGTTCCCGTCGAGCCGGGTGTCGCCCCTAGCGAGCCTGCTTTAAGAGGGGCGGCGCAGCGGGGAGTTGTGCTGGCGGCCCGGGAGGGGGAGCCGATGCTTCTCGAGCCGATCATGAAGCTGGAACTGGAGACTCCTGCCGATTACCTTGGAAAGGTGCTGGGAGGGCTGCAGCAGAAAAGGGGGAAGGTGGAAGGGCTGGACCGGCGGGGCGAGGTCGAAGTCGTGCGGGCGAGCGTCCCCTTGGCGGAGATGTTCGGTTACATGACGGAGCTGCGCAGTGCGACCAAGGGGAGAGGGAGCTACACCATGGAGTTCCAGGGCTTCGACGAGGCGCCTGCGGAGGTGCAGGAACGTTTCGGCCTGGCGGGAAAGGGAAGGTCCGGCGGGACGACGTCCGGCTGA
- a CDS encoding YbgA family protein: protein MTQTSAAPIKIGVSSCLLGEKVRYDGGHKHDRYLTDVLGRFFAFVPVCPEVESGMSVPREAMRLEGDPEHPRLITHKTRIDKTGQMLAFCRDKVAALAREELCGFVFKKGSPSSGLFRVKVYRDGMPARSGSGLFAQAMVRRFPHLPMEEEGRLNDPVLRENFIERVFSCRRWKDFLAGNPDLGGLVDFHTRHKLLVMSHSTQHYREMGALVAHGREIALPELLERYEELFMTALELHATVKKQTNVLMHVMGYFKKELSGEEKQELLGVIGDYHDGLVPLVVPITLLRHYVAKYRQEYLAKQVYLAPHPAELMLRNHA, encoded by the coding sequence ATGACGCAAACGAGTGCGGCGCCCATAAAGATCGGGGTGAGCTCCTGCCTGCTAGGCGAGAAGGTACGCTATGATGGCGGTCACAAGCACGACCGCTACCTGACCGACGTGCTCGGACGTTTCTTCGCCTTCGTTCCTGTCTGCCCTGAGGTCGAGTCGGGCATGAGCGTGCCGCGCGAGGCGATGCGCCTGGAGGGAGACCCCGAGCATCCGCGCCTCATCACCCACAAGACCCGCATAGACAAAACCGGCCAGATGCTTGCCTTCTGCCGCGATAAGGTCGCGGCCCTTGCCCGGGAGGAACTGTGCGGGTTCGTCTTCAAAAAGGGGTCCCCCTCTTCGGGGCTCTTCCGTGTCAAGGTGTACCGTGACGGCATGCCGGCCAGAAGCGGCAGCGGCCTCTTCGCGCAGGCGATGGTAAGGCGGTTTCCGCACCTCCCGATGGAGGAAGAGGGGAGGCTGAACGATCCGGTGCTGCGTGAGAACTTCATCGAGCGCGTCTTCAGCTGCAGGCGCTGGAAGGATTTTCTCGCCGGCAACCCCGATCTTGGCGGCCTCGTCGATTTCCACACCCGACACAAGCTCCTCGTTATGTCCCACTCGACGCAGCACTACCGGGAGATGGGGGCGCTGGTGGCGCATGGTCGGGAGATCGCGCTTCCCGAACTCCTCGAGCGCTACGAGGAGCTCTTCATGACCGCCCTGGAGCTGCACGCCACGGTAAAGAAGCAGACCAACGTGCTGATGCACGTGATGGGCTATTTCAAGAAGGAACTCTCCGGGGAAGAGAAGCAGGAGCTTCTAGGCGTCATCGGCGACTATCACGACGGCCTCGTACCGCTCGTTGTTCCCATCACCCTGCTGCGGCACTATGTCGCCAAATACCGGCAGGAGTATCTGGCAAAGCAGGTCTACCTCGCCCCCCATCCCGCAGAGCTCATGCTGCGCAACCACGCCTAA